The genomic region TCGAAGCGCAACTCGTTGAAGCCACCGCCACCCTTGGAAGACTGGGTCTTGATTCCGGACTGGGTCTGATTGGCCGGCAGTGCATAGGGCAGGGCGTTGTCGCCGTTGTAGACGCAACCGGTCACCAGCGGCCGATCCGGATCACCGTCGATAAACGTGACGATGACTTCCTGACCGATGCGCGGAATGAACTGCATGCCAAAGCCCTTGCCGCTCCAGGGCAACACCACGCGCACCCAGCAGGAGCTGGTTTCGTCATTCTTGCCGTCGCGATCCCAAGGGAACTGCAACTTGATCCGCCCGTACTCGTCGGTCCAGATTTCCTCGCCGGACTTGCCCACCACGATCGCGGTCTGCGGGTGCATGCGCGGTTTTGGCGTGACCCGTTGCGGGCGATACGGTGTGGCCTTCGGGATCGCTTCGAAACGGTTGCGATAGCGCTCGTGGCTGACGTCGTGGGTGACCCGCGTCACTACCCAATCGATATTCAGACTGGCATCGTCGTGGCCTTCGAGGGTGAACCAGTGCCCCGGCACCAGCCACCGACAGTCGCTTTCGCCGAGAAAGCGTTTTTCCTCACTGCGCAAGCCGTCAACGCGTTGCTTGGTCAGTGTATCGCCGCGTGCCTTGGCGGTATAACCGCCCGGATGCTCGTACATCGACAGCGGCCCGGCCACCGCTTCAGCCTGCCCGTACAGTGAGGTGGTCGGTGTGGTGAATTCATAATCCGTCGCCCGATAGACCCCGGCCACTGCTTGCAGACAGACCTGCCCGGAGCGGATGCCATGCAGTTCACGCTCGCCAAGGCCCTGGCCCAGGTATTTGACTGTCGGCCCGTTGGGAATCGGTACGAAAGCGTCGTTGCTATCGCCCAGCACCAAGGTGTGCTTGCCTGCATCGTGGGTGTAAAACCAGAAAATCCCTTCCTCCTCCAACAAGCGCGAGACGAAGGCAAAATCGGTTTCAGCGTATTGCACGCAATATTCGCGTGGCGTGTAGCTACCGGTCAGCGATAACTGAAAGTCGCTGAAACCGTGGGCCTTGAAAATCGTCGTGACAATGTCCGAGGTGGCGAGGTTCTGGAACACGCGGTTGTTGCTGGCCAGGGTCAGCCACCACAGCCACGGGCGCAGCACCAGTTGATAGCGCTCGGCGGTCGCATCGGCGGGGAGTTGACGAATTTCGGCGACGAGGGCATCGAACGGGCGCAGCTGCGCGTCATTGTGCAGGGTGGTGGTGACGTGGGTGGCGACGGCGCTGGTCAGGGTGAGTGAGGTGCCGTCATTCAGCCCGTTGAGCGTTTGCGCGCTCAGACTGTTCAGCGCTTCGTCGCCGGAAAATGACTCAGGATAGAGCGCCGACAGCGAAGTGGCGGTGAGGGAAAGGCTGGTGTTGCTGTCGGTGGCGCGGGGCATTAATCACCCTCTGTTCTGCAGACAGATTCACACGCGGGCGGCTGCGCCACCAGACGTGAATCCGTGGTTAGTTTTTGGGGAAAAGCTCTTCTTCAAATGTCGCGCAATGAGGCGCATGAAAGGTCGGCACATTGACGGCACCACCGGCGTCGAAAATCATTTTTTTCACTGCTTCACCATGGTTGAGAAGCTTTATCTCGCTGTGAAAACAAACGCTGCTGATCGCCGACAAAGGCAGAGTAAGCAACAGCAGTTCGCGGTTTTTCTGCGTGCTGCCATCGGTGTGTGCCTTGCTTTCCTCGGCGGTGGCCTTTGCTTTCGCACCTTTGCGCACGACACCCCCTCCTTTGGCCCTGAGGTTGTAAGTGATCAGGCCTAACGTCGGGTTTTCTGCCGTGACGCGCTGGGCATCGAAGCAGTACAGATTAAGCAGCAGGAAATCCTCATGCTCCGGTATTCTGGCCAGATCCACTTGCAATAACACGCCGTCGAATCTGCCGAAACGGTACCCCTCGTTGCCATGCAATGCCTTCGGCGTCGACCCGAGCGGAAGGCCTCGCTGTACGGTGCTGCCGTCCTCCTGATTGACGAACGCCAGTTCACGAATGGACATGCGCGCATGGTCATTCACTGACTCGGCGAAATCGTACTTCTGCGCAACGCTTGCACTTTTTCTTCGCGGGTCGCCTTCCAGATCTGGCACATGCTTGCCCTTGAGGACCTGGTTTGTCAGGAGTATGTCGAAAACGTCCCAAGGTTTTTCCACATAGGCATAGCGCCGGGTAAAACGCAGGAAGTGGTCTTTTACATAGTGTTTTTCTTTCTCGGAGAGAATGCCGTGCTTCTTTACATAAACGGGTCGGAGCAGGCCTTCCTCGCCGACGATTTTTTCAAACGCGTTGTCCCCGGTCAGGATATGGAACATCTTTTCCTTGCTGCCGCCGAGACTGACATAGATGCCGTTCTCCTCGACAATCGCGATGTTGTGCATGCGTGCGCGCAACGTGGTGATCGTCACCCCGATCGTTTTGAGCTCCTGGGGATAGATATCGCGCAGATAGGTCTGGCGGGCCTTCTTGTTGTCCTCCATCACCAGGTGCTGGTAGACAAGCAGATTTTTTCTGGCTTCCAGTGCTGCCTTACGTGCTTTTTCAGTCGCCCTGATACTTATGATCAGGCGGCCGATGCTGGCTTGCAGGGGCTCTAATGAGGGTTTGACTTCGCAAGGGTGTATGGACAGCTGTTCGCCGTATGGCATGGGCGTACTCCTTTACTTGGCTCAAACGTTTTCGGTTGCCAGTTTGGGTTGATGTCCGTGCGGCGAGGCTGGCGGCTGTTTATTCCAGGACCCACTCCGCCAACTTCCCCGTCACCTGGGTCATCAAGACGTTTTCAACATCCCGCGCACCCGCCGCGCTGCACTTGGCGAGCACCGCTTTGACAATCCCGGAATCAAACTCGAACTGTTTGCCGGTCGCAGCTTTGTAGCGACCACGCAACTTCTCGAGCTTGGCCAAGACAATCCCTTCCAGCGTCGCCTCATCCAGCGGCCGATACGCGACCACGGTCATGCGCGCCAGAAACGCCGGGCGGAAGGCTTGCAGCAAGACCTTATGCAACGCCTCGTTGAAAGCCTCGGAACCAAGTTGTGCAACCGGCGTATCAAGTAAAAGCTCGGCGCCGACGTTGCTGGTGGCGAGCATCACGGTGTTCTTGAAGTCCACCACCAACCCGGTGCCGTCCTCCATCAGGCCTTTATCGAACACGTTGTAAAACGCCTCGAGCACATCCGGATGGGCCTTTTCGATCTCATCGAGCAGCACCACCGAATACGGTTTGCGCCGCACCGCTTCGGTCAGTACGCCGCCGCTGCCATAACCGACATAACCCGGTGGTGCGCCTTTGAGTTGGCTGACGGTGTGAGCTTCCTGATATTCCGAAAGATTGATGCTGATCAGGTTGCGTTCACCGCCGTACAACGCATCGGCCAGGGCATAAGCGGTTTCGGTTTTGCCCACGCCCGTGGGGCCGACCAACAGGAACACACCCACTGGTTTTTGTGGGTCGGTGAGTCCGGCGCGGTAGGCTTGCAAGCGTTGGGCAATCGTGTTCAGCGCCGTACTCTGGCCCATCACCCGCTGGCCCATACGCTGACCAAGGGTGCGCACGGCGTGGGCTTCGTCGGCGAGCATTTTGCCGACCGGGATGCCGGTCCAGCCGGCAATCACGGCGGCGACGGTTTTCGCGTCGACCTGTTCGGGCACCAACGGATCGTCCTGGCGGATCGCATCCAGCCCGGCCTCAAGGCGCAACAACTCGGCGGCCAGATGATCGATGCGGCTGTCGGTGGCTTCATCGGGCTTGTCGCTGTCGGCGCGCTCGCTCAGATCGAGCAGTTCGCGGCGCGTGTCGAGCAGCTCGCGCACGGCCACACGCTCTTCGCCCCAGCGGGTTTCCAGTTCGCGGATAGCCTGCACGTTATCGGTCGATTCGCTTTCCAGCAGGGTGATGCGCTCGCGATGATCCAGGCCTGTCGCCTGTTCGCGGCGCAAGCGTTCGACTTCATCCTTGAGGCTGTTCTGTCGGTGGCGCAGGCTTTCCAGGGGCGGCGGGGTATCGTGCTGGCCGAGGGCGACCCGGGCGCATGCAGTGTCGAGCACGCTGATGGCTTTATCCGGCAACTGGCGACCAGAGATGTAGCGGTGCGAGAGCTTCACCGCTTCATGGATCGCCGCGTCGAGCACTTGCACGCCGTGGTGCTGTTCGAGTTTGGCGGCGACGCCACGGAGCATTTCCACGGCAGTGGTTTCGTCCGGTTCCTCAACCTGCACGAGCTGGAAGCGGCGGGCGAGGGCCGGGTCTTTCTCGAAGTATTTCTTGTATTCCATCCAGGTGGTCGCGGCGAGGGTGCGCAACTCACCACGGGCCAGTGCCGGTTTCAGCAGGTTGGCCGCATCGCTGCCACCCTCGGCACCACCCGCGCCGATCAACGTATGCGCTTCGTCGATAAACAGGATGATCGGTTTGTCGGCGCTGCGTACCGCATCGATCACGCCTTTCAAACGCTGTTCGAATTCACCTTTGATCCCCGCGCCCGCCTGCAACAGACCCAGATCCAGCACGCGCAAACTGACTTCCTGCAATGATGGCGGTACGTCCCCGGCGGCAATGCGCAGGGCCAGGCCTTCGACCACGGCGGTTTTGCCAACACCTGGCGCGCCGACCAGAATTGGGTTGTTCTGT from Pseudomonas tensinigenes harbors:
- the tssH gene encoding type VI secretion system ATPase TssH, with protein sequence MELASLIGRLNPDNRRALERAAQRCLQRGHHFVEIEHLLLELLDIEGGDLAFLLPRFGLERDALTAEINKALDLFKAGSTRTPALSSHTLGLLEDAVVQASVLGLDSIRSGLLLLALVDRDERRSLLLNSASSLLRIPKEALRANLLEWTENSREHVGPRAVSSANPAPRQDSVLDQYTQDLTADAHAGRIDPIVGRDGEIRQCIDILLRRRQNNPILVGAPGVGKTAVVEGLALRIAAGDVPPSLQEVSLRVLDLGLLQAGAGIKGEFEQRLKGVIDAVRSADKPIILFIDEAHTLIGAGGAEGGSDAANLLKPALARGELRTLAATTWMEYKKYFEKDPALARRFQLVQVEEPDETTAVEMLRGVAAKLEQHHGVQVLDAAIHEAVKLSHRYISGRQLPDKAISVLDTACARVALGQHDTPPPLESLRHRQNSLKDEVERLRREQATGLDHRERITLLESESTDNVQAIRELETRWGEERVAVRELLDTRRELLDLSERADSDKPDEATDSRIDHLAAELLRLEAGLDAIRQDDPLVPEQVDAKTVAAVIAGWTGIPVGKMLADEAHAVRTLGQRMGQRVMGQSTALNTIAQRLQAYRAGLTDPQKPVGVFLLVGPTGVGKTETAYALADALYGGERNLISINLSEYQEAHTVSQLKGAPPGYVGYGSGGVLTEAVRRKPYSVVLLDEIEKAHPDVLEAFYNVFDKGLMEDGTGLVVDFKNTVMLATSNVGAELLLDTPVAQLGSEAFNEALHKVLLQAFRPAFLARMTVVAYRPLDEATLEGIVLAKLEKLRGRYKAATGKQFEFDSGIVKAVLAKCSAAGARDVENVLMTQVTGKLAEWVLE
- the tssI gene encoding type VI secretion system Vgr family protein; translation: MPRATDSNTSLSLTATSLSALYPESFSGDEALNSLSAQTLNGLNDGTSLTLTSAVATHVTTTLHNDAQLRPFDALVAEIRQLPADATAERYQLVLRPWLWWLTLASNNRVFQNLATSDIVTTIFKAHGFSDFQLSLTGSYTPREYCVQYAETDFAFVSRLLEEEGIFWFYTHDAGKHTLVLGDSNDAFVPIPNGPTVKYLGQGLGERELHGIRSGQVCLQAVAGVYRATDYEFTTPTTSLYGQAEAVAGPLSMYEHPGGYTAKARGDTLTKQRVDGLRSEEKRFLGESDCRWLVPGHWFTLEGHDDASLNIDWVVTRVTHDVSHERYRNRFEAIPKATPYRPQRVTPKPRMHPQTAIVVGKSGEEIWTDEYGRIKLQFPWDRDGKNDETSSCWVRVVLPWSGKGFGMQFIPRIGQEVIVTFIDGDPDRPLVTGCVYNGDNALPYALPANQTQSGIKTQSSKGGGGFNELRFEDKKDAEEVFLQAQKDLNINVLNDTTATVGHDETLTVQNARTRTVKDGDETVTLEKGKRSVTIQTGSDSLDVKDSRTVKVGADQNHSTGGNYTDKVTGDYNLTVDGNLTIKVSGTLTLQSGGSFTIKSGADLATSASTSITHKAGTALTNQAGTSLDNKAGTTLTNDAGISLTNKGAASQTVDGGGMLTIKGGLVQVN